From a region of the Lactuca sativa cultivar Salinas chromosome 4, Lsat_Salinas_v11, whole genome shotgun sequence genome:
- the LOC128133684 gene encoding uncharacterized protein LOC128133684 — protein sequence MEAIMDAHGLWDAIEPPTGVVVDEKKSKQAAKKKTAKEVWDSLKSRYVGAERVQKARLRVLKSEFEALQMKETESIDEYAGKISAMISKFGSAGAILEDEELVRKLFDTVPEKFINLVASMEQSCDMESMPFEEAIGHLKAYEDRLRLRKVHQPTGVQASRTHKVAEEEEEVTTGEEEAAHEDEVRPVAEVVAGAVTHDRRQTLSTKKPRDKSNIRCYECQELGHYASECKAKKQQDQEVNLAADEEEPTLLLTVCGEKNTEMVLLNE from the exons ATGGAAGCCATCATGGATGCCCATGGGTTATGGGATGCCATAGAGCCACCAACCGGAGTGGTTGTGGATGAGAAGAAGAGCAAGCAG GCTGCCAAGAAGAAGACAGCTAAGGAAGTTTGGGACTCTCTAAAGTCACGTTATGTGGGTGCAGAGAGGGTCCAAAAGGCAAGGCTGAGGGTACTGAAGAGTGAGTTTGAAGCACTTCAGATGAAGGAAACAGAATCTATAGATGAATATGCTGGGAAGATCTCAGCAATGATCTCTAAATTTGGGAGTGCAGGGGCAATATTGGAAGACGAAGAATTGGTAAGAAAATTGTTTGATACAGTCCCAGAGAAGTTCATAAATCTGGTGGCATCAATGGAGCAAAGCTGTGATATGGAATCAATGCCATTTGAAGAAGCAATTGGGCATTTGAAAGCATATGAAGACAGGCTCCGACTCCGGAAG GTTCATCAACCCACCGGAGTCCAAGCAAGCCGAACTCACAAGGTGGccgaggaagaggaggaagtaaCAACCGGGGAGGAAGAGGCAGCACACGAGGACGAGGTTCGTCCCGTGGCAGAGGTGGTCGCTGGGGCGGTGACTCACGACAGGAGACAAACATTGTCAACAAAAAAACCACGAGACAAGAGCAACATTAGATGTTATGAATGCCAAGAGCTTGGTCATTATGCATCAGAGTGCAAAGCAAAGAAGCAACAGGACCAAGAAGTTAACTTGGCTGCTGATGAAGAAGAACCAACTCTATTGTTGACTGTTTGTGGTGAAAAGAATACCGAGATGGTCCTTTTGAATGAATAA